The following proteins are encoded in a genomic region of Anticarsia gemmatalis isolate Benzon Research Colony breed Stoneville strain chromosome 17, ilAntGemm2 primary, whole genome shotgun sequence:
- the Grip71 gene encoding WD repeat-containing protein Grip71, with protein MYFSSISSRLLLYDINSWDLKKTYWCYEGILRDISWSDDSKYILQVNSKGVVEILSPADHDIRTLQHIPLKDTWSASFHREGHRNVAIGTKSGNVMIWDTKNKNVTKTFPTPSQQSCVNFVSYNAKNTSLAATMQNGDTVIYGLVSNIPVLTVKLACSKSISAMKFHHESRSLLGLATDEGHVVIRDITTNKDRAYYENVHASPVSDISYSLINRDVMLSTGYDKIMHVYDVRLQNVVSTVRTAYTLTSLAINVENQVALGTKNGLVLIYDLRDLTTPTKVLKGHDEEVHRVAFQPLRKKLVSTDVSLREDNETNLSPKINSPVRNRTSDMFYIMDSPPRNNLDISPQAGDAKADSFLVMMGLDKSNDCDDDANKSVEFEQRKSDRLDLRFRQLDTEKNISKISTPLNSRTAENLGFSSPLVTNGISDEGRGSITDMSNLKPSISNQGLPVESRSVEELKDFVKLTLADVADDNRNYFLHIMMALTKQKLYLEKQLSGMSEEMQKLVHNQNALVETNRKLALEIDQLKARQSLL; from the coding sequence GTCAATTCCAAAGGTGTTGTAGAAATTCTAAGTCCAGCTGATCATGACATCAGAACATTGCAGCACATTCCACTTAAAGATACCTGGTCAGCCAGCTTCCATCGTGAGGGCCATCGTAATGTTGCCATCGGCACCAAGAGTGGCAATGTTATGATATGggatacaaaaaacaaaaatgtcacaaaaacatTCCCAACCCCTTCACAACAGTCATGTGTAAATTTTGTTAGTTATAATGCTAAGAACACAAGCTTGGCAGCCACCATGCAAAATGGAGACACGGTCATCTATGGTCTTGTGTCCAACATTCCTGTATTAACTGTTAAACTTGCCTGCTCTAAGAGCATTTCTGCAATGAAGTTCCACCATGAATCCAGATCCTTACTTGGTCTTGCCACTGATGAAGGACATGTTGTAATCCGTGATATAACTACTAACAAAGACAGAGCATACTATGAAAATGTTCATGCATCTCCTGTTAGTGACATTTCATATTCTCTGATCAATAGAGATGTAATGTTGTCAACAGGTTATGACAAGATCATGCATGTGTATGATGTCAGGCTCCAGAATGTTGTATCTACAGTAAGAACTGCATATACTTTGACTTCTCTTGCCATTAATGTAGAGAATCAAGTAGCTCTTGGAACTAAGAATGGGCTGGTACTCATTTATGATCTCAGAGATTTAACTACACCAACTAAAGTATTAAAAGGACATGATGAAGAGGTCCACCGGGTTGCTTTCCAACCACTCCGCAAGAAATTAGTTTCAACTGATGTTAGTCTGCGTGAAGATAATGAAACTAACTTGTCTCCTAAAATCAATTCACCTGTTCGGAATAGAACATCTGACATGTTTTATATCATGGATTCACCACCAAGAAATAACTTGGATATCTCTCCACAAGCAGGTGACGCAAAAGCTGACTCATTCCTAGTGATGATGGGTCTTGATAAATCTAatgattgtgatgatgatgcAAATAAATCTGTAGAATTTGAGCAGAGAAAGAGTGACAGATTGGACTTGAGATTTCGCCAGTTggatacagaaaaaaatataagcaaaatTTCTACCCCACTGAACAGTAGGACTGCTGAAAACCTAGGGTTTTCCTCTCCATTAGTCACCAATGGCATTTCAGATGAAGGTCGAGGATCAATAACAGATATGTCAAACCTCAAACCATCTATATCCAACCAAGGTTTACCTGTAGAATCAAGATCTGTGGAAGAACTAAAAGATTTTGTGAAATTAACTCTTGCTGATGTTGCTGATGACAACAGGAACTATTTCCTCCACATAATGATGGCTCTGACTAAGCAGAAGTTATATTTAGAAAAGCAGTTGTCTGGAATGAGTGAAGAGATGCAGAAATTGGTGCACAATCAAAATGCTTTAGTTGAAACAAATAGAAAATTAGCTTTGGAAATAGATCAGTTGAAAGCTAGACAGAGTCTTTTATAA